In Flavobacterium endoglycinae, one DNA window encodes the following:
- a CDS encoding dipeptidase, whose protein sequence is MENIKSYVQQHKDRFINELIELLKIPSVSADTAYSQDVIDTAEAVKESLSKAGCDYVETCDTPGYPIIYGEKIIDPNLPTVLVYGHYDVQPPDPLELWTSPPFEPVIKTTDIHPEGAIFARGACDDKGQMYMHVKALELMVQSNTLPCNVKFMIEGEEEVGSASLAWFVERNQEKLKNDVILISDTGMISNQQPSITTGLRGLSYVEVEVTGPNRDLHSGLYGGAVANPINILAKMIASLHDENNHITIPGFYDKVQELSAEERAEMAKAPFSLEKYKNALNIADVYGEKGYVTNERNSIRPTLDVNGIWGGYTGEGAKTVIASKAYAKISMRLVPNQEWEEITELFTKHFTSIAPAGVTVKVTPHHGGQGYVTPIDSIGYQAANKAYTETFGVPAIPVRSGGSIPIVALFEKELKSKTILMGFGLDSDAIHSPNEHFGIFNYLKGIETIPLFYKYFVELSK, encoded by the coding sequence ATGGAAAATATTAAGTCCTACGTTCAACAACATAAAGATCGGTTTATCAATGAATTGATCGAATTATTAAAAATTCCGTCGGTAAGTGCCGACACTGCATATTCTCAAGATGTTATTGACACAGCAGAGGCTGTAAAAGAAAGTTTATCAAAAGCAGGATGCGATTACGTCGAAACTTGCGACACTCCAGGTTACCCAATTATCTACGGAGAAAAAATAATCGACCCAAATCTTCCAACGGTTTTAGTTTACGGACACTACGACGTACAACCGCCAGATCCGTTAGAATTATGGACTTCACCACCATTTGAACCTGTTATTAAAACTACAGATATTCATCCAGAAGGAGCGATTTTTGCTCGTGGAGCGTGTGATGACAAAGGTCAGATGTACATGCACGTAAAAGCACTTGAATTAATGGTACAAAGCAATACTTTGCCTTGTAACGTAAAATTCATGATCGAAGGAGAAGAAGAAGTTGGTTCTGCAAGTTTGGCTTGGTTCGTAGAACGCAATCAAGAAAAACTAAAAAATGATGTGATCCTTATTTCAGATACCGGAATGATTTCTAATCAACAGCCGTCAATTACAACAGGTTTAAGAGGTTTGAGTTATGTTGAGGTTGAAGTTACTGGACCAAACCGTGATTTGCATTCTGGTTTATACGGTGGTGCTGTGGCAAACCCAATTAATATTCTGGCAAAAATGATTGCTTCTCTTCACGACGAAAATAATCATATTACGATTCCAGGATTCTACGATAAAGTTCAGGAATTATCTGCAGAAGAAAGAGCCGAAATGGCAAAAGCGCCTTTCAGCCTAGAAAAATATAAAAACGCTTTAAACATTGCTGATGTTTACGGTGAAAAAGGATATGTAACCAACGAAAGAAACTCAATCCGTCCGACATTAGACGTAAACGGAATTTGGGGCGGTTATACCGGAGAAGGTGCTAAAACGGTTATTGCGAGCAAAGCTTACGCTAAAATCTCAATGCGTTTGGTTCCAAATCAGGAGTGGGAAGAGATTACAGAATTGTTTACAAAACATTTTACAAGCATTGCTCCAGCTGGAGTTACGGTAAAAGTAACGCCTCACCACGGTGGTCAAGGTTATGTGACACCAATTGATAGCATCGGATATCAGGCTGCAAACAAAGCGTATACTGAAACTTTTGGAGTTCCTGCAATTCCGGTTCGTTCAGGAGGAAGTATTCCGATTGTGGCTTTATTCGAAAAAGAATTAAAAAGCAAAACCATCTTAATGGGCTTCGGGTTAGACAGCGATGCCATTCACTCTCCAAACGAACATTTCGGAATTTTTAATTACTTGAAAGGTATTGAAACTATTCCGTTGTTTTATAAGTATTTTGTGGAATTGAGCAAATAG
- a CDS encoding helix-turn-helix domain-containing protein: MDISQETFIASLGVHIRQLREKKGMSQQDLADDSEIRKTQIGRIERAEINTTIKTLIKIANALDVEPKELLDFPLK; this comes from the coding sequence ATGGATATTTCACAAGAAACTTTTATTGCAAGTCTTGGCGTTCACATTAGACAATTACGAGAAAAGAAAGGCATGTCTCAACAAGATTTGGCTGATGATAGTGAAATTCGTAAAACTCAAATAGGTAGAATAGAAAGAGCTGAAATAAATACCACCATAAAAACTCTTATAAAAATCGCCAATGCTTTAGATGTTGAACCTAAAGAATTGCTTGATTTTCCTTTGAAATAA
- a CDS encoding YcxB family protein has translation MIKTKKFQLTQKEYFSFIIRILLKKRWWLYAFIIFLSVAILFKDNKDSSDTFIIVFGFLYPLIILFQYWRLTYSKENKIIYKERQYEIFSDRIIAYMGEISEGTIDNQNFIKTFELKDLYLLYISKGQCFYFPKRIFESHEDENWFRNEVFLKIKNK, from the coding sequence ATGATCAAAACCAAAAAATTTCAACTTACCCAAAAAGAATACTTCTCATTTATTATTAGAATTTTATTAAAAAAGAGATGGTGGCTTTATGCTTTTATCATATTTCTTTCTGTTGCAATCCTTTTTAAGGACAACAAAGATTCTTCAGACACTTTTATTATTGTTTTTGGTTTTCTTTATCCGCTAATTATATTATTTCAATATTGGCGATTGACATATTCAAAAGAAAATAAGATCATTTATAAAGAAAGACAATATGAAATTTTCTCCGATAGAATTATTGCTTACATGGGAGAAATCTCAGAAGGAACAATTGACAATCAAAATTTTATAAAGACTTTCGAATTAAAAGATCTTTATCTTTTATATATTTCAAAAGGTCAATGTTTTTACTTTCCAAAAAGAATTTTCGAATCTCACGAAGATGAAAATTGGTTTAGAAATGAAGTCTTTTTAAAAATTAAGAATAAATGA